One genomic window of Onychostoma macrolepis isolate SWU-2019 chromosome 25, ASM1243209v1, whole genome shotgun sequence includes the following:
- the LOC131534076 gene encoding mucin-2 has protein sequence MPPESTETPPVTSTSTSTTPSTFTTTSTTTTSTTPPESTETSPVTSTSTSTTPSTFTTTSTTTTTPMPPESTETPPVTSTSTSTTPSTFTTSSTTDTPMPPTETPPVTSTSTSTTPSTFTTTSTTTTTPMSPESTETPPVTSTSTTTTPTPPESTETPPVTSTTSSTTPSTFTTSSTPTTTPTPPTETPPVTSTSTSTTPSTFTTTYTTTTTPTPPESTETPPVTSTSTSTTPSTFTTSSTTTTTPMPPESTETPPVTSTTSSTTPSTFTTSSTTATPMPPTETPPVTSTSTSTTPSTFTTTSTTTTTPMPPESTETPPVTSTSTSTTPSTFTTSSTTTTTPMPPESIETPPVTSTSTTTTPTPPESTETPPVTSTSTSTTPSTFTTSSTTTTTPTPPESTETPPVTSTTSSTTPSTFITSSTTATPMPPTERHL, from the coding sequence ATGCCACCTGAGTCAACAGAAACGCCCCCTGTAACTAGTACAAGTACTAGCACAACACCTTCAACATTTACAACCACTTCCACTACTACAACTTCCACTACGCCACCTGAGTCAACAGAAACATCACCTGTAACTAGTACAAGTACTAGCACAACACCTTCGACATTTACAACCACCTCCACTACTACAACTACTCCTATGCCACCTGAGTCAACAGAAACGCCCCCTGTAACTAGTACAAGTACTAGCACAACACCTTCGACATTTACAACCTCCTCCACTACAGATACTCCTATGCCACCAACGGAAACGCCACCTGTAACTAGTACGAGTACTAGCACAACACCTTCAACATTTACAACCACTTCCACTACTACAACTACTCCTATGTCACCTGAGTCAACAGAAACGCCCCCTGTAACTAGTACGAGTACCACAACTACTCCTACACCACCTGAGTCAACAGAAACGCCACCTGTAACTAGTACAACTTCTAGCACAACACCATCGACATTTACAACCTCCTCCACTCCTACAACTACTCCTACGCCACCAACAGAAACACCACCTGTAACTAGTACGAGTACTAGCACAACACCTTCAACATTTACAACCACTTACACAACTACAACTACTCCCACGCCACCTGAGTCAACAGAAACGCCCCCTGTAACTAGTACAAGTACTAGCACAACACCTTCGACATTTACAACCTCGTCCACTACTACAACTACTCCTATGCCACCTGAGTCAACAGAAACGCCACCTGTAACTAGTACAACTTCTAGCACAACACCTTCGACATTTACAACCTCCTCCACTACAGCTACTCCTATGCCACCAACAGAAACGCCACCTGTAACTAGTACGAGTACTAGCACAACACCTTCAACATTTACAACCACTTCCACTACTACAACTACTCCTATGCCACCTGAGTCAACAGAAACGCCCCCTGTAACTAGTACAAGTACTAGCACAACACCTTCGACATTTACAACCTCGTCCACTACTACAACTACTCCTATGCCACCTGAGTCAATAGAAACGCCACCTGTGACTAGTACGAGTACCACAACTACTCCTACACCACCTGAGTCAACAGAAACGCCCCCTGTAACTAGTACAAGTACTAGCACAACACCTTCAACATTTACAACCTCGTCCACTACTACAACTACTCCTACACCACCTGAGTCAACAGAAACGCCACCTGTAACTAGTACAACTTCTAGCACAACACCATCGACATTTATAACCTCCTCCACTACAGCTACTCCTATGCCACCAACAGAACGCCACCTGTAA